In Nicotiana tabacum cultivar K326 chromosome 17, ASM71507v2, whole genome shotgun sequence, one DNA window encodes the following:
- the LOC107789328 gene encoding caffeoyl-CoA O-methyltransferase 3 — MATNGENGRHQEVGHKSLLQSDALYQYILETSVYPREPEPMKELREITAKHPWNIMTTSADEGQFLSMLLKLINAKNTMEIGVFTGYSLLATAMALPDDGKILAMDINRDNYEIGLPVIEKAGLAHKIEFKEGPALPVLDQMIEDGKYHGSYDFIFVDADKDNYLNYHKRLIDLVKVGGLIGYDNTLWNGSVVAPPDAPLRKYVRYYRDFVLELNKALAADSRIEICQLPVGDGITLCRRIS, encoded by the exons ATGGCAACCAATGGAGAAAATGGAAGACATCAAGAAGTTGGACACAAGAGTCTTTTGCAAAGTGATGCCCTTTACCAG TACATTCTTGAAACAAGCGTGTATCCAAGAGAGCCTGAACCCATGAAAGAGCTAAGAGAGATTACTGCAAAACACCCCTG GAACATCATGACCACCTCTGCTGATGAAGGGCAATTTTTGAGCATGCTTCTTAAACTCATCAATGCCAAAAACACAATGGAGATTGGTGTTTTTACTGGTTACTCTCTTCTTGCTACTGCCATGGCTCTTCCTGATGATGGCAAG ATTTTAGCCATGGATATCAACCGGGACAACTACGAGATTGGTCTTCCAGTAATTGAAAAGGCTGGACTAGCTCACAAAATTGAATTCAAAGAAGGCCCTGCACTTCCCGTTCTTGATCAAATGATTGAAGAC GGCAAATACCATGGATCATATGACTTCATATTTGTGGACGCTGACAAAGACAATTACTTGAACTATCACAAGAGATTAATCGACTTGGTCAAAGTTGGGGGACTAATTGGATATGACAACACCCTATGGAATGGATCAGTGGTTGCACCACCAGATGCACCCCTTAGGAAATATGTTAGGTATTATAGGGATTTCGTATTGGAACTCAACAAGGCTTTGGCTGCTGATTCAAGAATTGAAATCTGTCAGCTTCCCGTTGGCGATGGCATCACCCTTTGCCGACGCATTAGTTAA